A section of the Triticum dicoccoides isolate Atlit2015 ecotype Zavitan chromosome 7A, WEW_v2.0, whole genome shotgun sequence genome encodes:
- the LOC119331028 gene encoding 17.4 kDa class I heat shock protein-like, translated as MQALWSAIKLPRRKRSCHHKQPGSISVSWDIVPTKHPPCVSAMSLMPWFGGGRGGMDPFSSDLWDPFGASWPLDAGRRGGEGGSRDDATAMARTNIDWHENDKEHIFSAEIPGVRKEDVKVEVEDGNVLKISGEKTREEEHKGDAWNRVERSFGSFMRRFRLPENAKADGIRCTMQDGVLRVVVPKDEQAQKQRNVRSIDIA; from the exons ATGCAAGCGCTTTGGAGTGCTATAAAACTGCCCAGGAGAAAGCGCTCTTGCCACCACAAACAGCCTGGTAGCATATCCGTCTCGTGGGACATAGTGCCAACCAAACACCCACCGTGCGTGTCAGCCATGTCGCTCATGCCTTGGTTCGGCGGTGGCCGGGGAGGGATGGACCCCTTCTCCTCCGACCTCTGGGACCCCTTCGGCGCTTCCTGGCCCTTGGACGCCGGCCGCCGAGGCGGCGAAGGCGGCAGCCGCGACGACGCCACCGCCATGGCTCGCACCAACATTGACTGGCACGAGAACGACAAGGAGCACATCTTCTCCGCGGAGATACCCG GGGTGAGGAAGGAGGACGTGaaggtggaggtggaggacggcAACGTGCTCAAGATCAGCGGGGAGAAGACGCGGGAGGAGGAGCACAAGGGCGACGCGTGGAACCGCGTGGAGCGCAGCTTCGGGTCCTTCATGCGCCGGTTCCGCCTGCCGGAGAACGCCAAGGCGGACGGCATCCGGTGCACCATGCAGGACGGCGTGCTCAGGGTCGTCGTGCCCAAGGACGAGCAAGCCCAGAAGCAGCGCAACGTCCGCTCCATCGACATCGCCTAA